In Candidatus Sedimenticola sp. (ex Thyasira tokunagai), the following proteins share a genomic window:
- a CDS encoding type II toxin-antitoxin system RelE/ParE family toxin: MTRFFEKGSKSGIQATHANKLSRQLKLLDRAEQPEDMNIPGWNLHSLSGDQVGHWSIKVNGNWRLTFTFEDGDAVLVDYQDYH, translated from the coding sequence ATAACTCGATTCTTTGAGAAAGGATCGAAAAGCGGCATCCAAGCTACACATGCTAATAAGCTCTCTCGCCAACTAAAGCTACTGGACAGAGCTGAACAACCTGAGGATATGAATATCCCAGGTTGGAACCTACACTCACTATCAGGTGATCAAGTAGGACACTGGTCAATAAAGGTTAATGGTAATTGGCGACTGACTTTCACATTTGAAGATGGTGATGCTGTTCTGGTTGATTATCAGGATTACCACTAA
- a CDS encoding HigA family addiction module antitoxin, producing MSRMHAPPHPGSILREDVIPAMEITVTEAARQLGVTRVALSRIINERAGISPEMALKIEDWLGVEHGGRAELWTGMQLDYDMWRARQDHKAA from the coding sequence ATGAGTAGAATGCATGCCCCCCCACACCCAGGATCTATCCTGCGAGAAGATGTCATACCAGCAATGGAGATTACTGTTACAGAAGCTGCTCGACAGCTAGGCGTAACTCGTGTTGCTCTTTCAAGGATAATCAACGAAAGGGCTGGGATCTCACCTGAGATGGCATTAAAAATCGAGGACTGGCTCGGCGTCGAGCATGGTGGCCGCGCCGAACTGTGGACAGGAATGCAGCTTGATTATGATATGTGGCGCGCACGACAGGATCATAAGGCAGCTTAA
- a CDS encoding IS256 family transposase has product MSKNNVVKLAGRDTIIDPLTELLRSGAEQLIYQAVEAELLELLAEHTERRTEDGKAGVVRNGHLPARKLQTGLGPVTVEIPKVRAKTGEPVTFRSALVPPYVRKTKSLEAALPWLYLKGISSGEMGEALKVLVGPDATGLSASTVSRLKQVWAEEYRSWCEERLDKEHWVYVWADGVYSGLRAEQTKLCALVVIGVNERGEKHFLAIEDGVRESTQSWREVLLKLKSRGLNPPKLAIGDGAMGFWAALEEVYPETRQQRCWMHKTMNVLNCLPKTAQPKAKQALHNIWQAETQADAEKAFDLFIKTYEPKYPKAAICLHKDREELMAFYHFPAQHWQSIRTSNPIESTFGTIRHRTKRSKGCLSRDGMLHMMFKLGLCAEKKWRRLRGFGYLAKVITGIKFKDGVEVTGVDQVAA; this is encoded by the coding sequence ATGAGTAAGAATAACGTTGTTAAGCTGGCAGGTCGAGATACGATTATCGATCCGCTGACAGAGTTGCTGAGAAGCGGTGCAGAGCAGTTGATCTACCAGGCGGTAGAGGCAGAGCTGCTGGAGCTGTTGGCGGAGCACACCGAGCGACGGACAGAGGATGGCAAGGCGGGTGTGGTGCGTAATGGTCATCTGCCAGCTCGTAAACTGCAGACAGGATTGGGGCCGGTCACGGTCGAGATCCCCAAAGTTCGAGCGAAGACCGGCGAGCCGGTGACGTTCCGATCAGCTCTGGTACCGCCGTATGTACGCAAGACGAAGTCACTGGAAGCGGCGCTGCCGTGGCTCTACCTGAAGGGGATTTCCAGTGGTGAGATGGGTGAGGCCCTGAAAGTGCTGGTGGGTCCGGATGCAACAGGCTTGTCGGCCAGCACGGTATCGCGTCTGAAGCAGGTCTGGGCAGAAGAATATCGGAGCTGGTGTGAGGAGCGCCTGGATAAGGAGCATTGGGTGTATGTGTGGGCAGACGGTGTCTACAGCGGACTGAGAGCAGAGCAGACGAAGCTGTGTGCCCTGGTGGTGATCGGTGTGAATGAGCGTGGTGAGAAGCATTTTCTGGCAATTGAGGATGGTGTGCGGGAGTCCACGCAGAGCTGGCGGGAGGTACTGTTGAAGCTGAAGTCACGCGGACTGAACCCGCCCAAATTGGCGATCGGTGACGGTGCCATGGGCTTCTGGGCTGCGCTGGAGGAAGTATATCCTGAGACGCGCCAGCAGCGCTGCTGGATGCACAAGACCATGAACGTGCTGAACTGCCTGCCAAAGACAGCTCAGCCGAAAGCGAAGCAGGCACTGCATAACATCTGGCAGGCGGAGACTCAGGCCGATGCGGAAAAGGCCTTTGATCTGTTTATCAAAACGTATGAGCCGAAGTATCCGAAGGCTGCCATCTGTCTGCACAAAGACCGAGAGGAACTGATGGCTTTCTATCACTTTCCGGCACAGCACTGGCAGAGCATTCGGACCAGCAATCCGATTGAATCAACCTTCGGGACAATCCGCCATCGAACCAAGCGTTCCAAGGGCTGCCTATCGCGTGACGGCATGCTACACATGATGTTCAAACTCGGCCTGTGTGCCGAGAAGAAGTGGAGACGATTACGGGGTTTCGGTTACCTGGCGAAGGTGATAACCGGAATCAAATTTAAAGATGGTGTTGAGGTAACAGGAGTCGATCAGGTCGCCGCTTGA